The Corynebacterium pseudopelargi genome contains a region encoding:
- a CDS encoding DoxX family protein — translation MDRPAIRDAALLILRLVLGVVFVAHGYQKFFIQGITEVTGQFSALGIPQPKLSAVLAASSELIGGSLLIVGLLTTFVAGALALLMVAALYFVHFSSGFFLEDGGVEYPLVLIAALLIVVIFGSGRASVDGVLSRAEL, via the coding sequence ATGGATCGTCCGGCGATACGCGACGCGGCGCTTTTGATCCTTCGTCTGGTCTTAGGCGTGGTGTTTGTTGCCCACGGCTACCAAAAATTCTTTATCCAAGGGATCACCGAAGTCACCGGCCAATTTAGCGCCCTAGGTATTCCTCAACCAAAGCTCAGCGCGGTGCTTGCCGCTAGCAGCGAACTCATCGGTGGCTCCTTGCTTATCGTCGGCCTGCTTACCACCTTCGTGGCAGGCGCACTCGCCCTGCTAATGGTGGCCGCGTTGTACTTTGTGCACTTTAGTTCGGGGTTCTTTCTCGAAGACGGTGGAGTGGAATACCCACTCGTACTGATCGCAGCCTTGCTGATTGTTGTGATCTTTGGCAGTGGTCGCGCCAGCGTAGATGGGGTACTCAGCCGTGCTGAGCTGTGA
- a CDS encoding zf-HC2 domain-containing protein: MGYSAVLSCEQVKAALSARLDGEDPGISEDVLDAHVDACEQCRAFYEQAAVLNRQLAFHQAQPQAPDLSAAILDGVESTFQQEAARRAAGSALARVAMVLVACAWIIWAVVVLLRPSSNLIAADPYEQQLVIEAVSLRCALAFGLVFTAWQPRFIPGLLPVVGGLWMFTFGMSMRDLLTGAIGGSMVMQLVLLFASLLSMAVAWLSEKGWVLIKETLASLSATPRSER; the protein is encoded by the coding sequence ATGGGGTACTCAGCCGTGCTGAGCTGTGAACAAGTCAAGGCGGCGCTTTCTGCACGCCTTGATGGGGAAGACCCCGGCATTAGCGAAGACGTCCTCGATGCCCACGTCGATGCCTGCGAGCAATGCCGCGCCTTCTATGAACAAGCTGCCGTGCTCAACCGCCAGCTCGCATTCCACCAAGCCCAGCCCCAAGCCCCAGACCTTTCCGCGGCGATTCTCGACGGGGTGGAATCCACCTTCCAACAAGAAGCAGCCCGGCGTGCAGCCGGATCGGCACTGGCACGAGTGGCCATGGTGCTGGTGGCCTGTGCCTGGATTATTTGGGCAGTGGTGGTCCTTTTGCGCCCAAGTTCCAATCTGATCGCTGCAGACCCTTATGAGCAGCAGCTTGTAATCGAGGCAGTCTCACTGCGCTGCGCTTTGGCCTTTGGGCTGGTGTTTACCGCTTGGCAGCCGAGGTTTATCCCAGGGCTGCTGCCCGTGGTGGGTGGATTGTGGATGTTTACCTTTGGCATGTCCATGCGCGATCTGCTCACCGGTGCCATTGGCGGCAGCATGGTCATGCAGCTTGTGCTGCTGTTTGCCAGCTTGCTCAGCATGGCTGTGGCGTGGCTGAGCGAAAAAGGATGGGTGTTGATCAAAGAAACCTTGGCATCGTTAAGCGCCACCCCGCGTTCAGAGCGCTAG